From Pseudobythopirellula maris:
AAGCCCGCCAAAGCGCCGAGCGAGCGGATCTCGTCGAGCAGCGGCCGCGGGTCTTCGAGCACCTCGGCGTGGACCGTGATGATGTCGGCCCCCGCCTCTCGAAACGGCTTTACGTAGTCGGCGGGGTTGTCGAGCATCAGGTGCACGTCGAGCGGCAGGTCGGTCACCCGCCGCAGCGCCTCGACCACCGGCACGCCGATCGACAGGTTCGGCACGAAGTGGCCGTCCATGATGTCGACGTGCAGCGCGGGGGCTCCGGCCGCTTCGACCGTGGCGACCTCGTCGGCCATGCGGGCGAAATCGCACGCCAGCACCGACGGCAGCACCACGGGGGCGGCCGAGCGCAGACTCGGGGACAGTGCGACGGGTTGCATCAAAGCCGATCCTGAGGGCGCCGCGCTTGGCGATGGGCGCCGCGCGGGGAAGGAGTGCTTACGATCGAGAGCGGGCGTCGGGCGACGGGGGCGAATGATCGTGGGGTGAGGGGGGCGCCTCGGCGGGCGGGTCGGCGGTGAAGCCGGTGGAGGAAATCGGACGCCCCCTACTGGCCCAGCGTACAAACAAAGCCACAAGCGCTGGACGGGGGCGTTCGCCCCTTAATTATCGCTCACAGGAGCCGCTTTCTTCCAGCGGTTCCCGCAACACGTTGTGGCATGCGTCGACGGTCAAAGCAAGCGGCGCCGCGGCTTTCCGCGGCGCCGGCGCCCCCGCGGGGACAGGCAACCGAGCGGGGCACGATCACGGAACCACTTGCAGCGAGACGGTTTATAGCGATTCGGCCGACCGCCCAACCACGCCGTGGCGGGTGGCTCAGTCCGACAATTCAGCGATTCTCGGCAGATCGCCTAGCCCCTGCATCCGGAAGACTCGCAAGAATCGGTCGGTGGTCGAATACTCGGTTTCGGCCGCCGGGGCCCCTTCGGCGCGGCGGCCGACGACCAGTTCGCGTCGCACCAAGCGTCCCAGCAGCGACGCGCTCGGCGCGCCACGGGCGGCTTCGATCTGGGCCGTGGTGATCGGTTGCCGGTAGGCCACGAGCGCCAGCACCTCGAGGCTCTCGGGCGAGAGCCGCGCCGACTTCACGCGGTTTTGGAAGCGGCTCTCCAGGCGGGCGTGCTCCGCCCGCAGGCCGAGCCGGTAGCCCGCGCCGGTCTGCTCGATCGTGAGCGGCGAGCCGTCGCGCTCGTAGCGTGCGTTGAGCTCGTCGACCGCCTGGCTCACCTCGTCCGGCGAGACGTCACGCATGGTCGAGGCGAGCCGGGCGCCGCTGAGCGGCTCGCCGTCGTCGCGGCCGACGAACAGCAACCCCTCGACGATGCTCCGCGGGCTCACGCCGTCGAACGACTCGTCGGCGCCGGCAGGCGAGCCGGGCGACGCCCCCGACGACGGATCGGGAGCGGAGGCCGACGGCGCGCCGAGCATGTGCGCAAACGCCGCGGTCAGCCGCCCGATCGACAACGGGGCGGCGGCGCTCTTCGGGTCTTGTTCGGCTTGCTCGCTCACGGAGCGGAGCATACGGCAAGCAGGGAGGAGGGCGAATCCCAATCTCGGCCGGGCCTGCTGGGTCCGCTGTAGGGACCGCCCTCCGCGGCGTTCCGGCCCTTGCGGATCGTTATCGAGCACGAGCGCGTGTGCCCGGGGCTGGACCGCCACGGAGGGCGGTCCCTACAGCGGTCGTGGGAAAGGATGCCGCCGCGCGTGCTAGCGTCCGCGCAGCGCCCGGTCGATGTCGCGCTGCATGTCCTTCTTCTTGAGCGACTCGCGTTTGTCGAACGTCTTCTTGCCGCGGCACAGGCCCAGCAGCAGCTTCGCCCGGCCCTCTTTGAAGTAGAGCTTCAGGGGCACGAGCGTGAGGTTCTTCTCGTACGCCCGTGCGGCGAAATTGGCGACCTCGCGTTTGTGCAGCAGCAGCTTGCGGCGACGCTTGGGCTCGTGGTTCAGGTCGTTGGCGTTGCGGTACTCCTCGATATTGCACCCGACGAGCCACACCTCCCCCTTGTCCATGCGGCCGTAGGCCTCGTCGAGCGAGACGTGCCCCTCGCGCAGGCTCTTGACCTCGCTCCCCACGAGCACGATGCCGCACTCCAAGTGGTCGAGCACTTCGTACTCGTGCCGCGCCTTGCGATTGCTGCAGATCGTCTTCTCGTTGGGATCGTCGTCCTTCTTCTTCGCTTTGCCGTTCTTCTTAGCCGTGGCTTGGTTTCCTTGTGCGAGCGGGTGGGGCGTATCTCACGCCGGGAGAGCAGCAGGAAGTATAGCGGCTCGCCCACGAAAAAAGCGGGCCTCGGGGGCGTCGCCACCCCCGGGCCCGCTTATCAGATAATGTCCGAGGGCGATTACAGGTCGCTCTCGCTGATCGGCGGCAAGTTCCGGAAGACATGGATCGGCTCGCCAGGGCTCAGCAGCGCGGTGTGGTCGGCGGGGTAGAGACACTTGCGGCCGTTGGGGGTCATCAAGCGCTGGTAAACGTCGTAGTCCATGTCGGGGGTCAGCACTTTGACGTGGGTGTCGGCGAACACGACGTTGAACACGCCGGCCGAGTGATTACTCGCCGGGCGGGCGAACAGCGGGCGGTTGTCGTAAAACACGCCGCCCCCCGCGTCGTTGCTAAAGGCGACCTGGACATCGGGCGTGTCGTAATCGGCGTTGGGATCGCTGGTGTACGGCGTGGGATTGGCCACCCACACGATGCCGAGCTGCTGCTCACCGCCCTGCGAGGCGTTGTTGTCGGTCGGGTCGCCGAAGACGCCCGCCCACGAATAGAACCCCGACTGCGGCGACTCGAGCTCTTTGTGGTTGTTCTCTGAGAGCATGATGGTCGTGGACGCGCCGTCGCGCGGGTTCAGACGCGACTTGATGTCGCCAAACGACTTGTCGAAGAATAACCCGTTATCTTTGACGTCGCCGCCGCCGTTGTTGTTCAAGGCCATGTAATTGAGCCGGCCGAAAACGTCGGAGTAACCTCCCGAAGACGTGTACCAGTCCCAGCCGCCGGTGTTGGCCGAGTAAGTCGAGCCGGCCAGTTCGGGGTTCGAGGTGAGCTCCGTGTCCGCCGGGCACATCAGCACCTCGACGGGCCGGATCCAGCCCGTGCCCAGGGTATCGGCGTCGACCAAGTTGTCGTACAGGTCTTGCCGCTCGAGCTGGGGCATGATCATCGCGAGCCAGCTGACGCGTGAGGCGAGCTTGTCGTTGTCATCGGGTGTGCTGCCATCGCCGGGGTAGTTCTGCAACGCCACGGCGGACATGCCGCCGGTCGTGTCGACCTGCAAGTAGTCGCCGTTGCTGCGTTTGAGCGGCTGGACGTACCCGGGCAGCTGATCCTTGGCGCCCTCGTAGTTGAGCAACGCCTGACCGATCTGTCGCACATTGTTCGTGCACTGGGTCAGCTGCGCACTGGCGCGGGCGGCCTGCACGGCGGGCAGCAGCAGGGCGACCAGCATGCCGATGATCGCGATCACGACCAGCAGCTCGACCAGGGTGAAGCCGGCCACGCGGCGGCCGCGGGCGTCGCGTGTGTTTTGAGCGGTGCGCATGATTTTCATTCCGGTTGAGGCCCCTGTTCCGAGAGCATGGTCCGTAAAGGACGGGCATCAGCCGGACGAGCGCCGCCCGGGACGAGCGGGGGCGGCGGGACCGATACCGCTACATATTATGGCCGAAATCCGCAAACGACGCCAGCAATATCGCCGCCGAGGCCCAACAGTGCCGCCAAGCCTGCACCAGAAAGGCGCGAACCGGCGGGCGAAAGCCCCGACGCGGGTTATTCCGACTTGGGGGGGAGCGCTTCGAAGCTCACCACCACCGACACCTCTTTGCCGATCGCGTCGACGCCGCCGGTCATGCCGAACGACGTGCGGTCGACCACCGTTTGGCAGACAAATCCGACCCG
This genomic window contains:
- the scpB gene encoding SMC-Scp complex subunit ScpB, with product MLRSVSEQAEQDPKSAAAPLSIGRLTAAFAHMLGAPSASAPDPSSGASPGSPAGADESFDGVSPRSIVEGLLFVGRDDGEPLSGARLASTMRDVSPDEVSQAVDELNARYERDGSPLTIEQTGAGYRLGLRAEHARLESRFQNRVKSARLSPESLEVLALVAYRQPITTAQIEAARGAPSASLLGRLVRRELVVGRRAEGAPAAETEYSTTDRFLRVFRMQGLGDLPRIAELSD
- the rpe gene encoding ribulose-phosphate 3-epimerase; the encoded protein is MQPVALSPSLRSAAPVVLPSVLACDFARMADEVATVEAAGAPALHVDIMDGHFVPNLSIGVPVVEALRRVTDLPLDVHLMLDNPADYVKPFREAGADIITVHAEVLEDPRPLLDEIRSLGALAGLSLNPPMPVEKLEPWLGHCDLILVMSVMPGFGGQKFDPVALDKLAWLRDHPDCDALREVDGGVNADTIAAAAEAGAELLVAGTAVFGAEDRSARLEQLNALARSGSHSHTAR
- a CDS encoding DUF1559 family PulG-like putative transporter, whose protein sequence is MRTAQNTRDARGRRVAGFTLVELLVVIAIIGMLVALLLPAVQAARASAQLTQCTNNVRQIGQALLNYEGAKDQLPGYVQPLKRSNGDYLQVDTTGGMSAVALQNYPGDGSTPDDNDKLASRVSWLAMIMPQLERQDLYDNLVDADTLGTGWIRPVEVLMCPADTELTSNPELAGSTYSANTGGWDWYTSSGGYSDVFGRLNYMALNNNGGGDVKDNGLFFDKSFGDIKSRLNPRDGASTTIMLSENNHKELESPQSGFYSWAGVFGDPTDNNASQGGEQQLGIVWVANPTPYTSDPNADYDTPDVQVAFSNDAGGGVFYDNRPLFARPASNHSAGVFNVVFADTHVKVLTPDMDYDVYQRLMTPNGRKCLYPADHTALLSPGEPIHVFRNLPPISESDL